A section of the Humulus lupulus chromosome 2, drHumLupu1.1, whole genome shotgun sequence genome encodes:
- the LOC133819935 gene encoding uncharacterized protein LOC133819935, with protein MTYFSHKMTTPLQHSSKPTSFSFKMTSIRTSSYSIEEDVHLCHVYLDISQNPIIGINQSRDQMWARVELAYHSGQFSSQPRPRRSLQTRMTTILAAISKLRGCVNQIENKNPSGASQEDILNQAKMLLAQDPKYIRGFKFAHVWSILKDCEKFTNDNTNSPARFQQQRRSFNSPQSCSSGFESPTSAPTGMSSFDLNMNEEEVPINLSKRPIGVKKAKGKQKSDEQFKKLMEQSQKLVNVIEKGNFERNELLRQKVDVARMREENKILFMDMNSISDPEFRQFIQSERRKIYRSRAQTSEHGEQGEGSQYQGSQYRASQFQRSQYEEEHREGAEDEHQRSQNPSQDYSQYYDYLGGTGNNF; from the exons ATGACATATTTTTCACATAAGATGACCACACCTCTTCAACATAGTTCTAAACCAACTTCTTTCTCTTTCAAAATGACTTCAATTCGAACTTCTTCATACTCAATTGAAGAAGATGTGCACTTGTGTCATGTGTATCTTGACATTTCTCAAAATCCAATCATAGGAATTAACCAATCCAGAGATCAgatgtgggcaagagttgaattAGCATATCACTCTGGGCAGTTTAGTAGTCAACCTCGACCGAGAAGATCTTTGCAAACTCGAATGACGACCATTCTTGCGGCAATTTCAAAATTGAGGGGATGCGTCAaccaaattgaaaataaaaatccaAGTGGTGCTTCTCAAGAAGATATT TTAAATCAAGCGAAGATGCTATTAGCACAAGATCCAAAGTACATAAGAGGGTTCAAATTTGCTCATGTGTGGTCTATTCTTAAAGATTGTGAGAAATTTACAAATGACAACACCAATTCACCAGCTAGATTCCAACAACAACGTCGTAGTTTCAATTCCCCCCAATCTTGTTCTTCTGGCTTCGAATCACCGACATCAGCACCCACCGGTATGAGTTCATTTGATCTTAATATGAATGAGGAGGAAGTTCCTATTAATTTATCTAAAAGACCTATCGGTGTGAAAAAagcaaaaggaaaacaaaaaagtGATGAACAATTTAAGAAATTAATGGAACAAAGTCAAAAACTTGTTAACGTTATAGAAAAGGGTAACTTTGAAAGAAATGAACTTCTGAGACAAAAGGTTGATGTGGCTAGAATGAGAGAAgagaataaaattttatttatggaTATGAATTCTATATCCGATCCAGAGTTTCGCCAATTTATTCAAAGCGAAAGGAGAAAAATTTATAGATCAAGAGCACAAACATCCGAACATGGAGAACAAGGAGAAGGATCTCAATATCAGGGATCTCAATATCGAGCATCTCAGTTCCAAAGATCTCAATATGAAGAAGAACACAGAGAAGGAGCTGAAGATGAACATCAACGATCTCAAAATCCTTCACAAGATTATAGTCAATATTATGACTATCTTGGCGGAACTgggaataatttttaa
- the LOC133815728 gene encoding protein ALP1-like — translation MNSHYGSSSYLASSSSSSDDDDYYDDLEKQVVCQITANNNFCIAQHQNNEGSHRGSIPGHIVVNRDRENADRNLFNDYFAENPRFSASMFRRRFRMGRALFLHIYDVVQRHDNYFVQRRDGLGKLGLSGLQKVTAVFRMLAYGVPADATDEYIKIGESTALESLKRFCRAVVEVFGARYLRSPNADDVARLLHIGESRGFPGMLGSLDCMHWKWKNCPTAWGGQYAGRSGSPTIILEAVADYDLWIWHAYFGLPGSNNDINVLEASHLFADLAAGVSPPANYVIKGKEYNMGYYLADGIYPKWSTIVQTIREPRDPKKQFFARKQEACRKDVERAFGVLQSRFAIVAGPSRLWNKRILHDIMTSCIIMHNMIIEDERDFNAPIEERFEVPDPEVEMVGNDDARFQEFLARHRKIKDKDAHIALRNALIEHLWDEYSIGKLV, via the coding sequence ATGAATTCTCATTATGGTAGTTCATCTTATTTGGcatcgtcttcttcttcttcagatgaTGATGATTATTATGATGATCTAGAAAAACAAGTGGTATGTCAAATTACTGCTAACAACAATTTTTGCATCGCTCAACATCAAAATAACGAAGGGTCACACAGGGGCTCAATTCCTGGTCATATAGTAGTCAACCGTGACCGAGAAAATGCTGATCGCAATCTCTTCAACGACTATTTTGCAGAGAACCCTCGATTTTCTGCCTCGATGTTTCGCCGAAGATTCCGAATGGGTCGTGCTTTATTCCTTCATATTTATGATGTTGTACAAAGGCATGACAATTACTTCGTCCAACGAAGAGATGGACTCGGTAAGCTTGGGTTATCGGGTCTACAAAAAGTAACAGCCGTATTTCGAATGTTGGCATATGGTGTACCGGCAGATGCTACCGACGAGTACATCAAAATAGGAGAATCTACTGCTTTGGAAAGTTTGAAACGATTTTGTCGTGCTGTTGTCGAGGTCTTTGGAGCCCGCTATCTCCGATCACCTAACGCTGATGATGTTGCAAGGCTACTACACATTGGTGAAAGTCGAGGTTTTCCAGGAATGTTGGGTAGTTTAGATTGTATGCATTGGAAATGGAAAAATTGTCCTACGGCTTGGGGAGGACAATACGCTGGTCGTAGTGGATCTCCGACTATTATTCTTGAAGCTGTAGCTGACTATGATCTTTGGATATGGCATGCATATTTTGGTCTACCTGGATCTAACAATGATATTAACGTGTTGGAGGCGTCCCATCTTTTTGCTGATCTTGCTGCGGGTGTTTCTCCACCCgctaattatgtcattaaaggGAAAGAGTATAATATGGGTTATTATTTAGCTGACGGTATATATCCAAAATGGTCTACTATCGTTCAAACCATTCGTGAGCCACGTGACCCGAAGAAACAATTTTTTGCTCGAAAACAAGAAGCATGTAGAAAAGATGTAGAACGTGCGTTTGGAGTATTACAATCAAGATTTGCCATTGTGGCAGGACCATCGCGTCTATGGAATAAGAGGATATTACATGATATAATGACTTCATGTATTATTATGCATAATATGATAATAGAAGATGAACGTGACTTTAATGCACCCATTGAAGAACGGTTCGAAGTGCCAGATCCAGAAGTTGAGATGGTGGGTAATGACGATGCTCGATTTCAAGAATTTCTAGCTCGACATAGAAAAATCAAAGATAAGGATGCTCACATTGCACTTCGAAATGCATTAATTGAACACTTGTGGGACGAATATAGTATCGGAAAAttagtttaa
- the LOC133815729 gene encoding uncharacterized protein LOC133815729, with amino-acid sequence MSSSRTASYSLEEDMHLCHVYIDIFQDPIIGRNQSGNSFWARVESEYHKNEKFSNQPRPRRSLQTRMTTIIGAVAKLRGFINQIQNKNPSGASQEDIKFTSDDNINGPSRFQQDGPNFTSSKSSSHNFDSPTSASTGMSSFDLNINNEEIITNSTERPIGVKKAKAKQLGDDQFNKLMEQSKKLVQVIEKSNTDRNERYKRKIEDKILFTDLDSISDPEFRQYIQSERRRIYRERARTSEVGEQGEGSQYQRSQYRASQYQGQSAQDEGQRSQDQGERSKNNSQDYSQYFDYLGGTGNNFPHY; translated from the exons ATGTCTTCCAGTCGCACTGCTTCATACTCACTTGAAGAAGATATGCACTTGTGTCATGTATATATTGACATTTTTCAAGATCCAATCATAGGAAGAAACCAATCAGGTAATAGTTTttgggcaagagttgaatcagaGTACCACAAGAATGAGAAATTTAGTAATCAACCTCGACCAAGAAGATCTTTGCAAACTCGAATGACTACCATTATTGGTGCAGTTGCAAAATTAAGGGGATTCATCAACCAAATCCAAAATAAAAATCCAAGTGGTGCTTCACAAGAAGATATT AAATTTACAAGTGATGACAACATCAATGGACCAAGTAGATTCCAACAAGATGGTCCTAATTTTACTTCGTCAAAATCATCATCTCACAATTTTGATTCTCCGACGTCAGCATCCACCGGTATGAGTTCATTTGATCTTAATATAAATAATGAGGAAATCATTACTAATTCAACTGAAAGACCTATTGGTGTGAAAAAAGCAAAGGCAAAACAATTAGGTGATGATCAATTTAACAAACTAATGGAACAAAGTAAAAAACTCGTTCAAGTTATTGAAAAGAGTAACACAGATAGAAATGAACGTTATAAAAGAAAAATTGAAGATAAAATTTTATTCACGGATTTGGATTCTATATCCGATCCAGAGTTTCGCCAGTACATTCAAAGCGAAAGAAGAAGAATTTACAGAGAAAGAGCACGAACATCCGAAGTTGGAGAACAAGGAGAAGGATCTCAATATCAGAGATCACAATATCGAGCATCTCAATATCAAGGACAAAGTGCTCAAGATGAAGGGCAACGATCTCAAGATCAAGGTGAAAGATCTAAAAATAACTCACAAGATTATAGTCAATATTTTGACTATCTTGGCGGAACAGGGAATAATTTTCCACATTATTGA